A region from the Lolium perenne isolate Kyuss_39 chromosome 4, Kyuss_2.0, whole genome shotgun sequence genome encodes:
- the LOC127292317 gene encoding large ribosomal subunit protein eL13z has product MVKHNNVIASGNVKKDWQRHVKTWFNQPARKQRRRIARQKKAVKIFPRPTSGPLRPIVQCQTLKYNMKSRAGRGFTLEELKAAGIPKKLAPTIGISVDHRRKNRSLEGLQTNVQRLKTYKAKLVIFPRRARKVKAGDSTPEELANATQVQGDYMPIARGEKRSVEVVKVTEEMKAFKAYGKLRVERMNQRQLGARLKKAAEAEKEEKK; this is encoded by the exons ATGGTGAAGCACAACAACGTCATCGCCAGCGGCAACGTCAAGAAGGACTGGCAGAGGCATGTCAAGACGTGGTTCAACCAGCCGGCCCGCAAGCAGAGGCGCCGCATCG CTCGCCAAAAGAAGGCTGTGAAGATCTTCCCACGCCCAACATCTGGACCTCTTCGCCCCATTGTGCAATGCCAGACTCTCAAGTACAACATGAAGTCCAGGGCTGGCAGGGGATTTACTCTTGAGGAGCTCAAG GCTGCTGGCATCCCAAAGAAGCTGGCTCCCACCATTGGCATCTCTGTGGACCACCGCCGCAAGAACAGGTCACTTGAGGGTCTGCAGACCAATGTCCAGAGGCTGAAAACCTACAAGGCCAAGCTTGTTATCTTCCCAAGGCGTGCTCGCAAGGTCAAG GCTGGTGATTCTACCCCAGAGGAGCTTGCCAACGCCACCCAGGTCCAGGGCGACTACATGCCCATTGCTCGTGGCGAGAAGCGCTCTGTGGAGGTTGTCAAGGTGACAGAGGAGATGAAGGCATTCAAGGCCTACGGCAAGCTCCGCGTCGAGAGGATGAACCAGCGCCAGCTTGGAGCCCGTCTGAAGAAGGCTGCCGAGGcagagaaggaggagaagaagtga
- the LOC127292318 gene encoding glutamate receptor 2.7 gives MARHLVHSPGSFFLFYFHLLLAALVATAQNAPVKVRVGVILGFMSPVGHRRRSSIQMGVEDYYAAHPGSATRVELHFRDSVGDVLDAASAAVDLIKNTQVQAIIGPKTSAEADFVSRIGDRARVPVLSYSATSPALSAAKTPFFVRAAANDSFQTAPIAAILVAFSWRAAAVLYEDSPYGTDILPALADALQRVGAKIMDRTAVPSDATDAQLDAALYHLMAMPTRVFVVHMVYPVAARLFRRAKMAGMMSEGYVWVATDGVGSFMDMSSPEDVEAMQGVVSLQPYVQMTDAVKNFSARLRARSRRENSSDDGVAGSILMRLWAYDTAWAIAAAAETAHVPGPAFQTPKRSTKLSDLDRLGVSATGTALLKAVLATTFDGISGKFKLVDGQRQMPGYEVLNIIGKGARTVGFWTPESGISQDLDTGSAREMKQILWPGEPRSTPKGWVVSPNAPMLRVAVLVKRGFKQFVGVSVNSTTGETQVTGYCIELFDEVMKNLPYPVSYQYVPRDPSLDSYDKIVDQVRDQEADMIVGDITITASRMTKVDFTMPFTESGWSMVVAVQKDTSPTMWIFVYPLSASLWLASLAFFCFTGFVVWVIEHRINPEFRGTPWQQFGLIFYFAFSTLVFSHKEKLESNLSRFVVIIWVFVVLILTSSYTASLTSMLTVEKLLPRVTDVRELQRRGDFIGYQEGSFIKSSLLEMGFAEDRMREYSSEEGYADALSSGSANGGVEAVFDEIPYLKLFLSQYCDGYAMLGPIYKTDGFGFVFPRDSPMTGDVSREILTLNEAGKVSKIEKAWFGEPGTCRSQTNSVVGLSSNLSFESFGGLFLVTGVASSLMLLLYLATFAYRERDELRAAEATTASGSVSLRRLRAWLQHYDKKDLRSPVFRMNDESVRNGVVETPRNDGTTPFSERISSELEMNATSSEETPTHEPGTSFEHGGDMAPASAEMETQAASQPH, from the exons ATGGCGAGGCACCTGGTACACTCTCCCGGTTCTTTCTTCCTCTTCTACTTCCATCTACTTTTGGCTGCGCTGGTGGCCACCGCGCAGAACGCGCCAGTGAAGGTCCGCGTCGGCGTCATCCTGGGCTTCATGTCGCCAGTCGGGCACAGGCGGCGGAGCAGCATTCAGATGGGGGTGGAAGACTACTACGCTGCGCATCCCGGTTCAGCTACGAGGGTAGAGCTCCATTTTCGTGACTCCGTGGGGGACGTTCTTGATGCTGCTTCTGCCG CTGTGGACCTGATCAAGAACACGCAGGTGCAGGCCATCATCGGGCCAAAGACCTCCGCCGAGGCCGACTTCGTGTCCCGCATCGGCGACCGTGCGCGTGTCCCGGTGCTCTCCTACTCCGCCACCTCCCCGGCGTTGTCCGCGGCGAAGACACCATTCTTTGTGCGCGCCGCGGCCAACGACTCCTTCCAGACGGCGCCCATCGCGGCCATCCTCGTTGCCTTCAGTTGGCGCGCGGCGGCCGTCCTGTACGAGGACTCTCCCTACGGCACCGATATCCTTCCGGCGCTCGCGGACGCGCTCCAGCGTGTTGGCGCGAAGATCATGGACCGCACGGCCGTGCCGAGCGACGCAACCGACGCCCAACTTGACGCCGCGCTATACCACCTCATGGCCATGCCGACACGCGTGTTCGTCGTGCACATGGTTTACCCTGTCGCCGCGCGGCTCTTCCGCCGGGCGAAGATGGCCGGCATGATGTCCGAGGGATACGTCTGGGTCGCCACGGACGGCGTGGGCAGCTTCATGGACATGTCCAGCCCCGAGGACGTCGAAGCGATGCAGGGCGTTGTCAGCCTCCAGCCGTACGTGCAGATGACGGATGCGGTCAAGAACTTCTCAGCACGGCTGAGGGCGAGGTCGCGGCGGGAGAACTCAAGTGACGATGGCGTCGCCGGCTCGATCTTGATGAGGCTCTGGGCGTACGACACGGCATGGGCGATCGCTGCGGCGGCCGAGACTGCGCACGTGCCCGGACCGGCGTTCCAGACACCTAAACGAAGCACAAAGCTGTCGGACCTGGACCGTCTCGGCGTGTCAGCCACTGGAACAGCACTTCTCAAGGCGGTGCTGGCCACGACGTTCGACGGGATATCCGGGAAGTTCAAGCTGGTCGACGGACAGCGGCAGATGCCAGGGTACGAGGTGCTGAACATCATCGGGAAAGGAGCCAGGACGGTGGGGTTCTGGACGCCAGAGTCCGGGATCTCGCAGGATCTCGACACCGGCAGCGCCAGGGAGATGAAGCAAATCCTTTGGCCAGGCGAGCCACGGTCCACCCCAAAAGGCTGGGTGGTGTCACCAAACGCGCCTATGCTCCGTGTTGCCGTGCTGGTGAAGCGCGGCTTCAAACAGTTTGTGGGCGTCTCCGTGAACTCGACAACTGGAGAGACACAGGTCACCGGCTACTGCATCGAGCTGTTCGACGAGGTAATGAAGAACCTGCCCTACCCGGTGAGCTACCAGTACGTGCCACGCGATCCGAGCTTGGATTCTTATGACAAAATTGTGGATCAGGTGCGCGATCAG GAAGCCGACATGATCGTTGGAGACATCACAATCACAGCCAGCAGGATGACCAAGGTAGACTTCACCATGCCGTTCACGGAGTCGGGGTGGTCGATGGTGGTGGCGGTGCAGAAGGACACGAGCCCAACCATGTGGATCTTCGTGTATCCTTTGAGCGCGAGTCTCTGGCTTGCCAGCCTTGCCTTTTTCTGCTTCACCGGCTTTGTTGTGTGGGTGATCGAGCACAGGATCAACCCCGAGTTCAGGGGCACGCCATGGCAGCAGTTCGGCCTCATCTTCTACTTCGCCTTCTCCACACTCGTCTTCTCACACA AGGAGAAGCTGGAGAGCAACCTGTCGAGGTTCGTGGTAATTATATGGGTCTTCGTAGTCCTGATCCTGACATCTAGCTACACGGCGAGCCTGACGTCGATGTTGACCGTCGAGAAGCTCCTGCCGAGGGTGACCGACGTCAGGGAGCTACAGAGACGCGGAGACTTCATTGGGTACCAGGAAGGCAGCTTCATCAAATCCTCCCTCCTGGAAATGGGCTTTGCCGAGGATAGGATGAGGGAATACAGCTCCGAGGAAGGGTACGCCGACGCGCTGTCTAGCGGCTCGGCGAACGGTGGGGTCGAGGCGGTGTTCGACGAGATACCGTACCTGAAGCTCTTCTTGTCGCAGTATTGTGATGGCTACGCGATGCTCGGCCCCATCTACAAAACCGACGGCTTTGGATTC GTGTTCCCGAGAGATTCCCCAATGACGGGGGATGTGTCCCGGGAGATACTCACGTTGAATGAAGCGGGGAAGGTGTCCAAGATCGAGAAGGCATGGTTCGGCGAGCCGGGCACCTGCCGGAGTCAGACAAACTCCGTCGTCGGCCTGTCGTCGAACCTAAGCTTCGAGAGCTTCGGCGGGCTATTCCTCGTGACCGGGGTGGCCTCCAGCCTCATGCTCCTCCTCTACCTCGCCACCTTCGCCTACCGCGAGCGCGATGAGCTCCGGGCAGCAGAGGCCACTACTGCCTCCGGGAGCGTCTCGCTGCGAAGGCTGCGGGCATGGCTGCAGCATTATGATAAAAAGGACCTCCGGTCCCCCGTCTTCAGGATGAACGATGAGTCCGTGAGGAATGGCGTCGTCGAGACCCCGAGGAACGACGGAACGACCCCCTTCAGCGAGCGTATCAGCTCCGAACTGGAGATGAACGCCACCTCTTCAGAAGAAACACCAACGCATGAACCAGGGACCTCGTTCGAGCATGGGGGCGACATGGCACCGGCTTCTGCAGAGATGGAAACACAAGCAGCTAGCCAACCCCACTAG